The Thermococcus peptonophilus genomic sequence TTTTCTTATATCCAAACCTTTTGGAGTCGTATTGAAAGCTGAGAGATGTTTTGTATAAAAATCCAAAATATGCTTGGGAAGACTTTTATAGCTTTAGTGTCCTAATAGGTACTTGAATATCTCACTAAGTACCCTAACGACAAAGAATTGCCAAGTATGTGGCAGGAACTCGAGAAATTTAGTCAATAACACAAGAAATATAGAAAGATTTATAAAAAGTCGAATTTCCTTTGGTTAAAAATACTTGGAGGTGAAAATGTGTCGGACTTTGGTGTGCTGTCTCTGCTGCCGCCGCTGGTCGCAATTATATTAGCGATATGGACGAAGAGGGTCATACTGGCCCTATTTGCCGGTGTGTGGACTGGTGGGGTAATGGTTGCTGGATGGAACCCGATAACGGGGACGACGCAGACAATAGACTGGATCGTTCAGAATGCCGTGGACGACTGGAACGTGAAAATCCTGCTCTTTGACTTCCTGATCGGGGCAGGCGTTGGGCTGATATACAAGTCCGGCAGTGCTCACGCCATCGGTAGGGCACTGGCCAGTCGGGTGAGGACTAGCAGGGGAGCGTCTGTTATGGGCTGGCTGTTGGGAGTTCTCATATTCTTCGACGACTACACCAACACCATCATCGTCGGAAACACGATGAGGCCGATAACCGACAGGACGCGCGTCTCGAGGGAGATGCTGGCATACATAGACGATTCAACTGCAGCGCCTGTAGCAGGACTTGCAGTTGTCTCGACGTGGATAGGCTACGAGGTAGGTCTTATTGGGGATGCGTTCAAAGACCTCAACGTTGATTACGGTGCCTACGTCGCCTGGATGCACAGCGTTCCTTACAGGTTCTATTCAATTCTTGCGATACTCCTCGTCCTCATCGTGGCCTATACCCACAGGCACTATGGCCCGATGCTCCACGCCGAATACCGCGCAAGGACTACTGGAAAGGTTCTCCGCGATGGAGCAAAGCCATTGATGACGACGGAAGTTGACTTAGGGTTGCCAAAAGAGGAGGGAAGTGTGCACATCTTCATCTGGCCGATACTGACGCTGATCTTCGTGACCCTCTACGGCATGTGGTACACGGGAGGCGGAAGCGAAGCCTATGCCAAGGGCGGCCTCATGGAAGTCCTTGGAAACTCTGACTCAGCGCTGGCCCTCCTGTGGGGAAGCTTTGCCATGGTCGTGGTGGCATTTACACTCGTCCTTGCCATGAAGAAGATGACCATTGAGGAGGCCGAAGACGCGCTAGTAAGGGGAATGAAGCAGATGGTCATAGCCAACACGATACTCCTGCTGGCATGGAGTATTAAGAGTGCCACTGACGCTGTTGGAACCGCCCCATATGTAGTGGACCTGGCCAAGAGCGCAGGCGTTGGTGGAAGCTGGATACCGCTGATAGTCTTCCTGATAGCGATGTTCATCTCCTTCACCACAGGAACCAGCTGGGGAACGTTCAGCATCATGCTCCCAATAGCAATACCCCTCGCTTATGGCATCACCGGAAGGGTTGGTCCCGAAGTGTTCGCCAGCATTGGTGCAGTCTTCGCTGGAGGCATCTTCGGAGACCACTGCTCACCGATAAGCGACACGACCATTATGAGCTCCATGTTCTCCGGTTCAGATCACATTGACCACGTGACGACCCAGGTGCCCTATGCAGTAACTGCGGCCTCAGTTGGAATAGTTCTGTACCTGCTCTTTGGCATCGGAGTCCACAGCTGGATAATCCTTCTGCCGCTCGGCGTAATACTCCTTATCGGCGCCTGGTACGTACTCAGCGAATGGTACGGCAAGAAGTACGGCATCCCGCACGGAAAGGTGCCGATTTACGTCGTTGAGGAGTGAATTTCAGTCCCTTCTTTCTTTTTATATCCTGAAAGGCTTTTAAGAGCCTCTTCTGAACCATTCTGGGGTGAAAAAGCATGCTCATCAGGGCGTTTATTCCAGCTCACATAACGGCGTTCTTCGTGCCGGTGCTCCATGAAGAGCCGCTGAAGGCAGGCTCACTCGGTGCCGGTGTGAACCTCTCGAAGGGCACCAACGTCTTCGCCAGCATTGAGACTGGGACTCTTGAGAGGCACGTCCACGTTGCATTCAACGGGGAACCCGTGAAAAAAGAAGAGGCGGAGATAACCTACTACGTCGCGGAAAAGCTCGTCCCCAAGGACTTCCTTGGAGAGGTTGAGGTATGGCAGTACTTCGACTTTCCCAACGGCTACGGCTTCGGCAACAGTGCCGGCGGGGCACTGGGAACAGCTTTAACCCTAAGCTACGCCTTTGGCGGGACGTGGCTCAGAGCTTCTCAGTTAGCCCACGAGGCTGAGGTAAAGCATAAGGGCGGCCTCGGTGATGTGATCGGCCAGCTCGCTGGGGGGATTGAGGTAAGGATAAAGCCCGGCGCTCCGGGGATAGGAGTTACCGACAACCTGTTCTTTGAGGACTACAAGGTTCTCGTGGTGCCTCTCGGCAGGCTTTCAACGAAGGAAGTTCTTGATGGAGACGTTGTAAAGGCCATTGAAGCCGAGGGCCGAAAGGCGCTTGAGGAACTCCTGAAGGATCCAAAGCCCGAGAGAATGATGGTTCTGGCCAGAAACTTTGCGGAAAAGACCGGCCTCCTCTCGGGAGAACTCCTTGAGATAGCGAGGGAACTGGACAGAGCCCTGAAGAACCCGAGCTCAATGATAATGCTCGGGAAGGGCCTTTTTGCACTTGTCCAAGAAAAGGAGGAAGAAAATGCCAAGAACTTGCTGGCAGACATGAGCCTTCCTTACGACATAGCCGAGATATACACAGAGAGGCCGAAGGTAGGGCGCTGGGTTGAGTAGCCCGCTACCCTTTTATTCTCCTCGCCGTATTTTATCCGGTGGTGAGAATGGGAGATATGCGCTACTCTGAACTGGCCGACCTCTACAGGCGGCTCGAAAAGACCACACTGAAGACCCTGAAGACGAAGTTCGTTGCCGATTTTCTGAAGAAGACCCCGGACGACCTCCTTGAGATAGTTCCATACTTGATCCTTGGGAAGGTCTTTCCGGACTGGGACGAGAGGGAGCTCGGCGTAGGAGAGAAGCTCCTAATAAAAGCAGTTTCAATGGCAACGGGAGTCCCTGAAAAAGAAATAGAAGACTCCATAAGGGACACGGGCGACCTCGGCGAGAGTGTAGCCCTTGCCATCAAGAAAAAGAAGCAGAAGAGCTTCTTCTCACAGCCGCTGACAATAAAACGTGTCTATGATACCTTCGTCAAAATAGCTGAAGCCCAGGGCGAGGGCAGCCAAGACAGGAAGATGAAGTATCTGGCGAACCTCTTCATGGACGCTCAACCTGAGGAGGGGAAGTATATAGCGAGAACCGTTCTTGGAACGATGAGGACCGGCGTTGCCGAAGGACTGCTTAGGGACGCGATAGCCGAGGCATTCAAGGTGAAGCCCGAGTTAGTTGAGAGGGCCTACATGCTAACGAGCGACTTCGGCTACGTAGCCAAAATAGCCAAGCTCGAAGGCAACGAGGGGCTCTCAGAGGTTAGGATACAGATAGGAAAGCCGATAAGGCCGATGCTGGCCCAGAACGCGGCGAGCGTTAAGGATGCCCTCATTGAGATGGGTGGCGAGGCCGCCTTTGAGATAAAGTACGACGGAGCGAGAGTTCAGGTTCACAAGGACGGAGATAAGGTCATAGTATATTCTAGGAGACTTGAAAACGTCACGAGGTCAATTCCAGAAGTTGTGGAGGCAATAAAAGCTGCCGTTAAACCGAAAAAGGCCATAGTCGAGGGAGAGCTTGTTGCAGTGGGTGAAGGCGGAAAGCCAAGGCCCTTCCAGTATGTGCTGAGGCGCTTTAGGAGGAAGTACAACATAGACGAGATGATCGAAAAGATTCCGCTCGAGCTGAACCTCTTCGATGTAATGTTCGTCGACGGCGAGAGTCTGATAGAGACGAAGTTCATTGACAGGAGAAAGAAGCTTGAAGAGATTGTTGAGGAAAGTGAAAAAGTAAAGCTCGCAGAACAGCTGATAACCAAGAAGGTCGAAGAAGCGGAGGCCTTCTACAAGAGGGCCCTTGAGCTGGGCCATGAAGGAGTCATGGCAAAGAGGCTCGATGCCGTCTACGAGCCCGGAAACCGCGGAAAGAAGTGGCTCAAGGTCAAACCCACGATGGAAAACCTCGACCTTGTAATCATCGGTGCGGAGTGGGGCGAAGGCAGGAGGGCGCACCTACTCGGCTCGTTCCTCGTGGCTGCTTATGACCCGCACAGCGGAGAGTTTGTTCCGGTTGGAAAGGTTGGGAGCGGCTTCACAGACGAGGATCTGATCGAGTTCACCAAGATGCTCAAGCCCTACATAGTACGCCAGGAGGGCAAGTTCGTGGAGATAGAGCCGAAGTTCGTCATAGAGGTCACCTACCAGGAGATACAGAAGAG encodes the following:
- a CDS encoding Na+/H+ antiporter NhaC family protein, producing the protein MSDFGVLSLLPPLVAIILAIWTKRVILALFAGVWTGGVMVAGWNPITGTTQTIDWIVQNAVDDWNVKILLFDFLIGAGVGLIYKSGSAHAIGRALASRVRTSRGASVMGWLLGVLIFFDDYTNTIIVGNTMRPITDRTRVSREMLAYIDDSTAAPVAGLAVVSTWIGYEVGLIGDAFKDLNVDYGAYVAWMHSVPYRFYSILAILLVLIVAYTHRHYGPMLHAEYRARTTGKVLRDGAKPLMTTEVDLGLPKEEGSVHIFIWPILTLIFVTLYGMWYTGGGSEAYAKGGLMEVLGNSDSALALLWGSFAMVVVAFTLVLAMKKMTIEEAEDALVRGMKQMVIANTILLLAWSIKSATDAVGTAPYVVDLAKSAGVGGSWIPLIVFLIAMFISFTTGTSWGTFSIMLPIAIPLAYGITGRVGPEVFASIGAVFAGGIFGDHCSPISDTTIMSSMFSGSDHIDHVTTQVPYAVTAASVGIVLYLLFGIGVHSWIILLPLGVILLIGAWYVLSEWYGKKYGIPHGKVPIYVVEE
- a CDS encoding pantoate kinase; the encoded protein is MLIRAFIPAHITAFFVPVLHEEPLKAGSLGAGVNLSKGTNVFASIETGTLERHVHVAFNGEPVKKEEAEITYYVAEKLVPKDFLGEVEVWQYFDFPNGYGFGNSAGGALGTALTLSYAFGGTWLRASQLAHEAEVKHKGGLGDVIGQLAGGIEVRIKPGAPGIGVTDNLFFEDYKVLVVPLGRLSTKEVLDGDVVKAIEAEGRKALEELLKDPKPERMMVLARNFAEKTGLLSGELLEIARELDRALKNPSSMIMLGKGLFALVQEKEEENAKNLLADMSLPYDIAEIYTERPKVGRWVE
- a CDS encoding ATP-dependent DNA ligase, which codes for MRYSELADLYRRLEKTTLKTLKTKFVADFLKKTPDDLLEIVPYLILGKVFPDWDERELGVGEKLLIKAVSMATGVPEKEIEDSIRDTGDLGESVALAIKKKKQKSFFSQPLTIKRVYDTFVKIAEAQGEGSQDRKMKYLANLFMDAQPEEGKYIARTVLGTMRTGVAEGLLRDAIAEAFKVKPELVERAYMLTSDFGYVAKIAKLEGNEGLSEVRIQIGKPIRPMLAQNAASVKDALIEMGGEAAFEIKYDGARVQVHKDGDKVIVYSRRLENVTRSIPEVVEAIKAAVKPKKAIVEGELVAVGEGGKPRPFQYVLRRFRRKYNIDEMIEKIPLELNLFDVMFVDGESLIETKFIDRRKKLEEIVEESEKVKLAEQLITKKVEEAEAFYKRALELGHEGVMAKRLDAVYEPGNRGKKWLKVKPTMENLDLVIIGAEWGEGRRAHLLGSFLVAAYDPHSGEFVPVGKVGSGFTDEDLIEFTKMLKPYIVRQEGKFVEIEPKFVIEVTYQEIQKSPKYKSGFALRFPRYVALREDKSPEEADTIERVAELYELQEKFKAKK